Proteins encoded by one window of Acidobacteriota bacterium:
- a CDS encoding (2Fe-2S)-binding protein, producing MSNVILKVNGKSHTVDIDPATPLLYILRNDLGLQGPHFGCGLGQCGACTVIINGVAVRSCVTPVSSVKAEITTLEGLAQNNKLHPVQQAWIEEQVPQCGFCQNGQIMTAKALLDKNPNPTDAQIREGMDKTLCRCMTYFRIQAAIKRAAKVISAGVEVAGKEVSA from the coding sequence ATGAGCAACGTAATATTGAAGGTGAACGGCAAGTCGCACACCGTCGATATCGACCCGGCGACTCCGCTGCTATATATCCTACGCAATGATCTCGGCCTGCAGGGTCCGCATTTTGGCTGCGGACTGGGGCAGTGCGGAGCGTGCACGGTGATCATCAATGGCGTGGCCGTGCGGTCGTGTGTTACGCCTGTCTCCAGCGTGAAAGCGGAGATCACCACGCTGGAAGGACTCGCGCAAAACAACAAGCTGCACCCCGTGCAGCAGGCCTGGATCGAAGAGCAGGTTCCGCAGTGCGGCTTCTGCCAGAACGGGCAGATCATGACCGCCAAGGCGCTGCTCGACAAGAACCCCAATCCAACCGATGCGCAGATACGCGAAGGGATGGACAAAACTCTGTGTCGCTGCATGACGTACTTCCGGATTCAAGCCGCTATCAAGCGGGCCGCGAAAGTTATTTCGGCTGGCGTTGAAGTTGCGGGCAAGGAGGTGAGCGCATGA